The genome window GGAGTTGAAGTTcaagtgggagttgaggtggttgtggaagttgaagttaaAGTGGGAGTcgaggtggttgttgtaggtgtagttgttgaagttgaagtgggaaTTGAGGTGgttgttgaagttgaagtgggagttgaggtggttgtggaagttgaagtgggagttgaggtggttgttgtaggAGTGGTTGAAGAAGTTGAGAAGAGGGAGTTGAGGTGGTTATTTGTAGATTTAAGTTGGTTGTGGGAGTTGAGGTGGATGTAGTTTGTGGAGTTGAAAGTAGGAGTTGGTGATTGTTGTGAATGGTTGTGGAAGTTGGAGTTGAAGTGAGGATTGGGTGGTTTGGTTGGAAGTTGAAGAGGTTGAGGTGGTTGTTGAAGTTGTGTTGTtgtgggagttggagtggttgttgagATGGTTGTGGGGATTTGAAGCTAAAGTGGGAGTTAGGGGTGGTTGTGGAGATTgaagttgaagtaggagttgAGATGGTtatggaagttgaagttgaagtgggacTTGATGAGTGGTGGTtgttgaagttggagtggttgctGAGGTGTGAAGATGGGAGTTGGTTGGtgtgtggaagttgaagttttAAGTGGGAGTTGTAGGTGGGAAGTTGAAGTTGCTGagggttgttgtaggtgtggtgggAAGTTGAAGTAGTTGTTGTAGTTGTGGTCGTTGGTTGAGTGGGTGGTTGTTGCAGGTGGTGGAACTTGGAAGTTGAAGGGAGTTTGGTTGTTGTAGTTAAAGCGTTGAAGTTGAAGTGGATTTGTTGTGGAATGTTGAGAAGTTGTTGTTGGACTTGTTgtttgtaggtgtggtcgtggaagttgaaatTGGAGTGGAGTGAGGTGGTTGTTGTCTGGTGGTTTTGAAGTTACGTGGTTGAGGTTGTGGTGGTTGTTGGAAGTTGTAGGTGGTAGATGTGGACGTTGAAGTGGAGTCATGTTggggtgtggttgtggaagttgaagtgtgAGTTGGTTGTTGTGGTGTTGGGGGTTGAAGTGGGAGTTGTAGGGGTTGTTATTGAAGGTGATTGAAGTtaaagttgaagtgggagttgaagTGGatttgttgtaggtgtggttgtggaagttgaagtgtgAGTTGATGTGGCTGTGGAAGTTGGAGAGTTGGAGTTGAGTGGGAGTTGGAGTGTGGTTGTGGAGTTGAAGTTGAGTGGTGGTTGTTAGTGGGTTGTTGGAGGTTGGTTGTGGAGTTCTGAGATGGTTgtagttgaagtgggagttgaggtggcTGTGGAAGTTAAGGAGTTGGGAGTTGGTTGTGGGAAGTGGAGTTGGGGTTGTTGTTGTAGGTGTAGTTGTGGAAGTTAAAGTTGGAAGTGGGGTTAggaggtggttgttgtaggtgtggttgtggaagttgaagttgaagtgggagttggggtggttgttGGAGTTGAGGTGGAGTTGGCAGTGTGGTTGTTGAAGTTAAAGTTGGGAGTTGGGTGGTTGTGGGTGGTTGTTATAGGTGTGGTTGTGGGTTGAGGTGGTTGTGGAGTGGGAGTTGTGATTGTTGTTGGTGTGGTTGTGGAGTTGGTGAAGTGGGAGTTagggtgtggttgtggaagttgaggtgAGTGTGAGGTTGTggggtggttgtggaagttgaatgGTTGTTGGGTGAGGTTGTTGAAGTGGGAGTGGGGTTGGTTGTGGAAATTAAAGTTGAAGTGAGGAGttggtggttgtggaagttgaagtgggaaGTGATGTTATTTATTAAAGGATGAAGTGGGGTGAGGTGGTTGTtaaagttgaagtgggagttatGATTGGTTatttgtaggtgtggttgtggaagttgaagtgggtgTTGTGGTGGTTGTTGAGGTTGGAGGTGGGAGTtaaagttggagtggttgttgtaggtgtggttgtggaagttgaggtggttgttgtaggtgtggttgtggaagttgaagtgggagttgaggtggttgtggaagttgaagctGAAGTGGGAGTTaaggtggttgttgtaggtgtggttttGGAAGTTcaagtgggagttgaggtggttgtggaaGTGTGAAAGTTGATGGgagttgtaggtgtggttgtggaagttgaagttgaaggtTGAGGTGGGTGTTGTAAGTgaggttgtggaagttgaagttgaagtggtagTTGAGGGTGGTTGCTTGTGGAATTTGAAGTTAGTGGGAGTTGGAGTTGGAAGTGGGGTGTAGTTGTGGTTGTGGAAGTTCAAAGTGATTGGAGTTGAGTTGGTGTAGTGTGGAAGTTAAGTTAGTGGGAGTTAAGGTGGTTGtggtaggtgtggttgtggagtGAGGTGGTTTGGAAGTGGGAGTTAGGTGGTTGTTGttggtgtggttgtggaagttgaagagTGGGAGTTAGGAGttggtggttgtggaagttgagtGGGAGTTAAGGTGGAGTTGTAGGTGTGTTGTGGAAGTTGAGAGTGGGTGTTAAGTGGTTGTTGTTGAAGTTGAGGTGGTTATTTGAAgagtgtggttgtggaagttaaAGTTGAAGGGATGTTGTTGAGGTGGGTGTTGTAGGTGAGGTTGTGGAGttggaagttgaagtgggagttgaggtggttgttggTGGTTTGAAGTTGGTAGAGGGAGTTGGGGTTGTTGTTGTAGGTGTAGTTGTGGAAGAtaaagttgaagtgggagttgtggttgttgttgtagGTGTAATTGTGGAAGTtaaagttgaagtgggagttaaGGTGGATTTGTTGtaggtggttgtggaagttgagtGGTTGTTGTatgtgtggttgtggaagttgaagtttgAAGTTGGAGTTGAGGTGGGTGTTGTAGGTGAGGTTGTGGGTTAAGGTGGTGGGAGTTGtgaggtggttgtggaagttCAAGAAGTGGGGTGAGGTGGTTGTTGAAGTGTGAGTTGTGGAAGTGGTTGTTGGGGAGGTTGTGTtgttgaagttgaagttgaagtgggagttgagggTGGTTattggaagttgaagttggactTAGGGTTGTGTTAGAGAAGTAGGTTgattgtggaagttgaagttgaagtgggagttaaGGCAGTTGTTGTAGGTTTGGTTGTTGAAGTGGGGTTGAAGGTTGTGGGAGTTTGGTGGTTGTTGTTGGAAATTGTTGAGGTTGAAGATGGATTAAAGTTGAAGTGGAAGTTAAGGTAGGTTATTTGTGGttgtgtggttgtggaagttgaagtttgTGGTAGGTGTGGTTGTGAGTGAAGTGGGAGTAgagtgtggttgtggaagttgaagttgagaATGGAGTTGGGGTTAGTTGTAGTGTGGTTGTGgagttgaagttggagtcgttGTGAAGGTGGTTGTTTGTAGGTGTTGGGTGGTGGTTTGAGTTGAGAGTGGATTTGGTGTGGTGGTGGTGtcgaagttggagtggttgttgtaggtgtggtcgtgggcgttggaagttgaagtggttgttgtaggtgtggtcgttgaagttgaagttgagtggttgttgtaggtgtgggtgtcgaagttgaagtggttgttgtaggtgtggtcgtgttGAGTTGAAGTTGGAGTGAGAGTTAAGTCGTAGGTGTAGGTGTGGTcgttgaagttggagtggttgttgtgtTGGTGAAGTTGAAGTGGAGTTGTTGGTGGTGTGTGGAAGTTGGAGTGGAGTTGTTGTGGTGTGGTGGGATGTGtggttggagtggttgttgtggaagttggtgtggtggtggtggtggaggaggagtgGGTTGTTGAAGCAGGGGGtgggtggtggaagttgaagttggagtggttggttGTGGTGTGGTGTTGAAGTTGGAGTTGGAGTTCTGATTGTAGAGGTGTGGTTGTGGAGTTAGTGGTTGTGgagtgggagttgaggtggtgGTTGTAGGTGTGATTGTTGAAGTTGTAAGTGGGAGTTGATGTGGTTGTGAAGTTGAAGTTAGGGGAGTTGGATGGTTgtgttgaagttgaagtgggacTTGAGGTGGTTGTGTTAAAGTTGAGTGGGAGTTGTgattgtggaagttgaagttggaggTGGGAGTTGAGGTTGTTGTTGTAGGTGTAGTTTGAttgttgaagtgggagttgaggtggttgttgtaCGTGTGTTGTGGTGGTTGAAGTTGAAGTGTGGGTTGAGGTGGTTTatttgaagttgaagtgggagtggAGGTTGTTGTAGGTGTGTTGTGGAAGTTaaagtgggagttgaggtggttgtggaagttgaagtggagttgaggtggttgttgtaggtgtggttgtggttgtgggttgaagtgggagttggagGTGGTTGTGGAGGTTGAGAAGTTGAAAatggagttgaggtggttgtggaagttgaattGAAGTGGGAGTTGGGTGGGTGTTGAGTTGAGGTTGTGGAAGTTGGAGTTGATGGGAGTTGTGGAGAGTGTTGAGGTTGTGGGAGTTGAGTTGAgagtgggagttgaggtggttggaATTGAAGGGTTGAGGTCGTTGATGTAGTCGTGGTTTATTTgtagttgaagtgggagttgaggtggttgtggacGTTGAATTTGAAAAGGGAGTTGAGATAGTTGTTGTGggtgaagttgaagtggttgggaAGTTAAAGCTGAAGTGGGAGTTGGGTAGTTATTGAGAGTTGAAGTTGGAGTTGGGTTGTTGTAGGTGTAGTTGTGGAGAGTTAAGGTGAAGTAGGAGTTAGGTGGTTGTGGTTGTGGAGGTGGAAGTTGGAAGTTTTTAGTTGGTTGTTGTTGATAGGTGTGGGGTTGAGGTGGTTGTGGTGTGGGTGTGGTTGTGGTTAAAGTGTGAGttgtgtggttgtggaagttgaagttgaagtgggagttgaggtggttgtggaagttgaagtgggtgGTTTGGCAGGTGGTGTTGTGGGTTGAAGTTGGTTGTGGGAGTTAtgaggtggttgtggaagttatgaagttgaagtgggagttcaGATGTTGTTGTGTGGTTGGAAGTGGGGAGTTGAAGGTTGTGAAGttgttgaagtgggagttgaggtggttgtggaagttgaagttgaagtggggtTATGGTTgaggaagttgaagtgggagtgaTGTGGTtgtgaagttgaagttgaagtgggagttgaggtggttgtgaaGTTGACATTGAAGTGGGAAgtggaagttgaagttgttgTGGGGTTGGAATTGAAGTGGTTGTTGAGGTGTGGTTGTGGGGTTGAAGTGGGGAGGAGTTGAAGTTGAGTGGTTGTTGGGGTGTAGTTGTGGAAGTttaagttgaagtgggagttgaggtggttgtgtTGTTGACGTggagttggggtggttgtggaagttgaagtgggagttgaggtggttgttgttGGTGAGGTTGTAGAGTTGGAAGTTGGAGTGGGAGTTgttgtggttgtggaagttgaagggagttgaggtggttgttgtaggtgtggttgtggaagttgaagttggagtggGAGTTGTggggttgtggaagttgaagtgggagttgtggtggttgtggaagttgaagtggagTTGAgatggttgtggaagttgaagatGAGAATGGGACTTAAGGTGGTAGTgtggtgtggttgtggaagttgaagtgggaggTGGTTTGGAAGGTGAAAAGTGGTGTTAGtggttgttgtggttgttgaAGTTGAAGTTGGGGTTGGGTGGTTGTTGtgggtcgtggaagttgaagttggagtggttgttgttggtggtgaagATGAAGTTGGAGTAGTTGTAGGTGTGGTGGTTGTTGTGGAGTGGTTGTTGAGTTGATGTTGAGTGGTGGTTGTTGTAGATGTTGAAGTTGTGGGGTTGATTCAGTGGATGGTGTGGTTTGGAAGTTAAATTTGATGTGATTATTTGAGATGTGTTGTGgttggaagttgaagttggagttgTTGTTATgaaagttgaagtgggagttggagtggttattGTAGGTTGAAGTTGGGAGttgaatttgttgttgttgtaggtgtggtcgtggaagttaaAGTTGGGTGTTGAGAGGTGGTGTCAGAAGTTGAAGTGGTGAAGTTGTGAAGTTGaaggtggttgttgtaggtgtggtagttggaagttgaagtgggagttgatgTGTTGGTGTGTTGAAGTTGGAAGTGTGTGGTGTGTGGAGATTGGAGTTGAAGTTGGATGTGGTTGTGGAAGTtaaagttgaagtgggagttggtggttgtggaagttggaGTTGAAGTGGTTTTAGAGGTGTGGAAGTTAAGTTGGACTGGTTGTTGTAGGTTGGAAGTTggtgggagttgaggtggttgttatagtgtggttgtggaagttgaagttgaagtggttgttgtggtTGTGGtcgttgaagtgggagttgaggtggttgtttgTAAGTTAAGGTTGTGGAAGTGAGTCGTTAGTTGAGAAGTTGTGGAGTTGTGAAGTGGTTGTGGGAGTGGTTGTTTGAaatggttgtggaagttgagtGGGAGTTGTGATTGTGGTGTGGGCgttgaggtggttgttgtaggGAAAGTCGAAGaggttgaagtggttgttgttgtaggtgtgggAGTCGATGGTTGTGGGAGTTGAAGTGgggttgtaggtgtggttgttgACGTTAAAGTTGGAGTCGTTGTTGTAGGTGTAGTCGTTGAAGTTGGAGGGGGTTGTTAGGGTTAAGTCGTTGTAAGGTTGTTGTAGGTGTAGGTGTGGATGTTGAAGTTAGGTCGTTGTTTGTAGGTGTAGTCATTGGGAGTTAAGTGTGTTAGTTGAGTGTGGCTgtgttgaagttgaagtgggaggGTTGGGGTGTGGACGTTGATTTGGAGtcgttgtaggtgtggtcgtggaagttgaagttggagttTGTTGTGGTTGTTGTCAGGTGTTATTGTGGAAGAGGAGTGGTTGATGTGGTGTGGAGTCGAAGTTGGGGATGTTGTGGGTGTGTTGTGAAgctgaagttgaagtggttgttgtaggtgtggtcgtggagcTGAAGTGGTTGTTAAAAGGTGTAGAGTGTGGAGTCAGAAGTTGGTGGTTGTTGAgcgtggtcgtggaagttgaagttggagtggATTTAGGTGTAGGTGTGGTCATGGAAgttggagttggagtggttgttgtaggtgtggttgtggagaGTTGAAGTTGGGGGTGGTGTGTTTAAGTGTGGGTGTTTGCTGTGGAAATCAGTTGGTTGTTGTTGGGGTTGGTGTGTGGTGGTGGAAGTTGGaagtgggagttgtggtggtggtggtgtggaagttagttgaggtggttgtttgtgggtgtggttgtggaagttggaGTGGTTTGTTGtaggtggttgtggaagttgaagttggtgTGGTTGTTAAGGTGTAGTAGTGGGGTTGGTTGTGGGTTGTTGtgggtggttgtggaagttgagttgaagtggttgttgttggtgtggttgtggaagttgaagttggttGTGGTGGAGTTGTGGGGTGTGGtttgtggtggaagttgaagttagGTTGTTGGGGTtagtggttgtggaagttgaagttggtgTTGGTTGTTGTACgtgaagttgaagtgggagttagTTGGAGATTGTGGGTTAAAGTTGGTGTGTGGTTGTGATGTTGTTGTTGAGTGGTTGTTGAGTTGAAGTTAAAGTGGGTGGTGTGGTTGTGGAAATTAAAGTTGAAGTGGGTGTTGTGGAGTTGGTGTGGTTGTGGAaagttgaagttggagtggtttGTTGTTGTGTGGTGGAGTTAAAGTTGGAGTTGGGTGGTTGTTGTGAAGTGGTTGTgggaagttgaagtgggagttgggGTGAACTGTGGACGTTGAGGTGGAGGGGGTTGTTGTGGGTGTGGtgggaagttgaagtggttgttgtaggtgtggttgtggaagttaaAGTTGGAGTTgtgttgttgtaggtgtggttgtggacgTTGAAGTTGGTGTGGTTATGGTTGTGGGATTGTGTGGGTGGTgtgttgaagttgaagtggttgttgggTGTGGTTGTTGGAAGTGGTTGttgttgtggaagttgaagtgggagttgaggtggttgtgggGAATTGAAGCTGGTGGTGGTGTTAAGATTGGGGTGGTGGTTGTTGTGGGTGTGGTTTGGAAGTTGAGTGGGGTGGTGGATTGAggtgttgtggtggtggtgtgaGTTGGGGTGGTTGTTGTGGTGTGGTGTGGTGGTCAGAGAGTTGAAGGGTGGTTGTGGTGGGTGTGGTCAGGTGGTGGTTGGGGAAGTTGAAGTGGTGGAGTTGTTGTAGGTGGTTGTGGTGGAAGttagagttggagtggttgttgtggtGTGGTCGTTGAAGTTAGAgggttgaagtggttgttgtggtgtttgtggtgtggtggtggtggtggaagatAAAGTTGTTAGTGTGGTGgtggagttgaagtggttgttttAGGTGTGGTGGTGGacgttgaagttgaagtggttgttaaAGGTGGTTGTTATGGTGGTgtggtggttgttgtaggtgtggtcgtgggagttgaagttgaagtgtgtggttgttgtaggtgtggtcgtgatGGATTGAGTTGGAGTTGTTGGTGGTtatttgttggtgttgttgtggtgtggaagttgaagtggtgGAAGTGGTTGTTGGGGTGGTGGTGTGGAAGTTGGAAGTTGGAGTTGGTTGTTGTTGGTGGTTGTAGGTGAAGTTGTAGTGGAAGTTGAAGTAGTGGTGGTTGTGGGTGGTTGTGGAAGTTTGGGTGGTTGGTCAGTTGGTGGTTGATGTGGGTTAGTTGAggttgtggtggaagttgaagtggagTTGAAGTGGTGATGTTGAACTTGAAGGTGGTTGTTGTAGGGTGTGGTTGTGGAGTTGGActagttgaagtgggagttgtgGTCGTGTGGTGGTGGTGTAAGTTTAGTTGTTGTAAGTGGGTggtgaagttgaagttgaagtggttgttgtgggGTGTGGTCattgtggtggaagttgaagtggttgttgtaggtgtggtggtGGACGTTGAAGTTGGAGTTGGTTGTTGTGGAGGTgaggtggtggaagttgaagttggagtggttgtggtggtggtggtcgttGAAGTGGGAGTTGGTGGTTTGTTGGTGTGGGTGTGGGAGTTGGGGTTGTTGGTTggtggtggggttggggtggtggtgtggaagttgaagttggagttgGTTGTTGTGGTGGTGGAAGATGAAGTTGTGGTTGTTGTGGTGTGTGGTGTTGACGTTGGAGTTGGGTGTGGTTATTTGTAGGTGTTGTGTGTGGTTGAAGTTGGAGTGGgtttgttgtggtggtggtggtggaagttgaagtggttgttggggtgtggtggtggtggagttgaagttggagtggttgttgtggGGTGTGGTCGTGGTGAAGTTGAGTGGTTGTGgtggtgtggtcgtggaagtggGAGTTGGGGTGGTGGTTGAAGTAGGTGTGGTGTGGACGTTGAAGTTGAAGTGGAGTTGTAGtgttgtggtggaagttgaagttgggtGGTTGTTGGTGGTGGTTGaagtggaagttgaagttgaagtggtggAGTTGTTGTGAGGtggtggtcgtggaagttgaagtggtgGTTGTTGTAGGTTGTGGTGTGGTTGTTGAAGTTGAGTTGGTGGTGTTGTGGTGGTGTGGTGgaagttgtagttgttgttgtggtggtggaagttgaagttgaagtggagttggggtggtggtggtggaagttgaagtgggagttagGGTGGTTGTTGGTGGAAGTGCAGGTTGGGGTGGTTGGTGTTGAGGTGTGGTGGTTGTTGGAAGttaggagttggggtggttgtggTGGGTTGAAGTTAAAGTTGGGGTGGTTGTGGTGGGTTGAAGTTGAAGTTGGGGTGGTGGTTGTTGAAGTGGGAGTTGGTGGTCGTGGTGGAGTTGAAGTGGtgttgttgtggttgtggtgGTCGTTGAAGTTGAGTTGTGGTGGTGGAGTGGTGGTTGTTGTGGTGTTGACAGTGGGTGAAGTGGAGTGGAAGTTGGGAGttgttgtggaagttgaagttggagtggGAGGTTGGTTGTGGGGTTGTGGAAGTTGGTTGAAGTTGAAGTGGAGTTGTAGgtgtggtggtggaagttgaagtttgGGGTGGAGTGGTGGAAGTTGGAAGTAGGAGTTgtggttgtggtggaagttgaagtaggagttggtggtggtggtggaagtgtggagttggggtggtggtggtggaagttgaagtgggagttggggtggttggtGGTGGAGTTGAAagtgttgtggtggtggtggtggaagttgaagtgggagtttgggtggtggtggtggaagttgaagtgggagttgtggtggtggtggtggaagttgagtGGGAgttggtgtggtggtggtggaagttgagtGGGAGTTGGGTGGTTGGTGGAAGTTGTAGGTTggggtggtggtggaagttgagaGTGGTTGGTTGTGGAGTTGtggttggggtggtggtggtggaagttggaGAAGTgggttggggtggtggtggtggaagttgaagttgttgGGGtttgtggtggaagttgaagtggttggggtggtggtggtggaagttgaagtggttggggtggttgtggtggaagttgaagtggagttgtggtggtggtggaagttgaagtaggagttggggtggtgtggtggaagttgaagtaggagttggtggtggtggaagttgagtTGTTGGGgtggttgtggtggaagttgaagtaggagttgaaggtggtggtggaagttgaagtaggagttgtggtggtggtggttgaagttgaagtggagttggggtggtggtgtggaagttgaagtggagttggggtggtggtggtggtgaagtgggagttgtggtggtggtggtggaagttgagttgggtggtggtggtggaaggtgggttagggtggtggtggtggaagttgaggtgggttgttgtggtggtggtggaagttggaAGTAggagttggtggtggtggtggaagttggcaggagttggtggtggtggtggtggaagttgaagtaggtTGTTGTAGGTGGTGGTGATGGAAGTTGAGGAGTTgtggtgtggttgtggtggaagttgaagtaggagttgTGTGGTGGTGGTgaagttgaagtaggagttggggtggtggtggtgcgTTGAAGTTGGAGTTGGTGGTGGTTGTGGTTGGTGGTGGAGTTGAAGTGgagttggggtggtggtggtggaagttgaaaatggagttggggtggtggtggtggggttgagtttggggtggtggtggtggtggaagttggaAGTAggagttgtggtggtggtggtggaagttgaagtggttgttgtaggtggtGGTCGTGAAGTAgagttggggtggtggtggtggttgtaggtggtggttgatgtggaagttgaagtggttgttgtggtgtggtggaagttgaagtggagttgtggtggtggtggaagttgaagtaggagttggggtggttgtggAAGGTGGGGTGGTGGTGGAAGGGTGGTGGAGTGGGGTTGTTGAAGGAGTTgatgtggtggtggtggaagttgaagtaggagttggggtgggtggtggaagttgaagtaggagttggggtggttgtggtgtggaagttgaagtaggagttgGGTGGTTCTAGTGGTAGTTGAaatgggtggtggtggtggaagttgaagtgggagttgtggtggttgtggtggaagttgaagttggagttggggtggttgtggtggaagttgaagtaggagttaggtggttgtggtggaagttgaagtagtTGTTGGTGGTGGTTGAAGTTgagttggggtggtggtggtggaagttaggggagttggggtggttgtggtggaagttgaagtaggagttgaagttgaagtgggagttggggtggtggtggtggaagttgaagtgggagttgggtggtggtggtggagttgAAGTAGGAGTTGGGTGTGGTGGTGGGAAGTTGAGGGTGGGGTGGTGGGTGGAAGTTGTtggagttgtggtggtggtggtggaagttgaagtaggagttgtggtggttgtggtggaagttgaagttggagttgGTTGGTTGTGGTGGAGGTTGGAAGCAgttggtgtggtggtggtggaagttgtagttggggtggtggtggtggaagttgaagttgagttgggtggttgtggtggaagttgaagtaggagttggggtggttgtggtggaagttgaagtggagttggggtggttgtggtggaagttgaagttggggtggtggtggtggaagttgaagtaggagttggggtggtggtggtggaagttgaagtaggagttggggtggtggtggtgggtggtTGTGGGAAgttgggtggtggtggtggaagaagTGAAGTggggttgtggtggttgtggtggaagttgaagtaggagttggggtggtggtggtggaagttgaagtaggagttggggtggtggtggtggaagttgaagtaggagttggggtggttgtggtggaagttgaagtggagttgtggtggtggtggttggaaGTGGAGTTGAggttggtggtggtggaagttgaagttggagttggggtggttgtggtggaagttgaagtaggttgtggtggttgtggtggaagttgaagtaggagttggggtggtggtggtggaagtgtggtaggagttggggtggttgaAGTGGTGGTTGGTTGAGTGGTGgagttggggtggtggtggtggaagttgaagtgggagttggtgtggtggtggtggaagttgaagtggttatGAGTTgggttggtggtggtggaagttgaagtaggagttgtggtggttgaagttgaagtggagttgttgtggttgtggtggaagttgaagtgggagttggggtggttgtggtggaagttgaagtgggagttgggGTGGTGGTGTGGAAGTTAAAGTTGAAGTAGGAGttgtgggtggtggtggtggaagttgaagtgggagttggggtggtggtggtggttgaaGTGGGAGTTAGGTTGAAAGTGGGAGTTGgtggttgtggtggaagttgaagtgttggtgtggttgtggtggaagttgaagtggagttggggtggttgtggTTGTTGAAGTGgggttggggtggtggtggtggaagttgaagtaggagttggggtggttgtggTGGAGTTGAAGTGGAGTTGGgtggttgtggtggaagttgaagtaggagttggggtggttgtggtggagttgaagtaggagttggggtggtgtgtggtggaagttgaagtggagTTGGACTGGTGGTGGTGGAGTTGtaggttgtggtggtggtggaagttgaagtaggagttggggtggttgtggtggaagttgaagtaggagttggggtggttgtggtggaagttgaagtaggaggtggtggtggtggttgtggtggaagttgaagtggagttgttggttgtggtggaagttgaagtaggagttggagtggttgtggtggaagttgaagtaggagttggtgtggttgtggtggaagttgaagtgggagttggggtggttgtggtggaagttgaagtaggagttggggtggttgtggtggaagttgtgaagttaggttgggttggtggtggtggtggaagttgaaatgggagttggggt of Macrobrachium rosenbergii isolate ZJJX-2024 chromosome 34, ASM4041242v1, whole genome shotgun sequence contains these proteins:
- the LOC136856002 gene encoding salivary glue protein Sgs-3-like, with amino-acid sequence TPTPTSTSTTTTPTPTSTSTTTTTTSTSTTTTPTPTSTSTTTTPTSTSTTTTPTPLQLPPQPPQLLLQLPPQPPNSTSTSTTTTPTTTSTTTTPTASNLHHNQPTPTSTSTTTTTTPTSTSTTTTTTPTTSTTPTSTSTTTTPTPTSTSTPTSTSTTTTPTPLTSTTTTPTQLQPPPTTTSTNHPTPTSTSTPQPPQLLLQLPPPTPTPTSTSTTTTSTPSTTPLHHPSTTTPPSTTTPTPTSTSTTTTTPLQLPPHHNNHFNFHINHHLQPPPPPQLYFTTTTYNNHFNFHHHHHNSYFQLPPPPPPQTQPHHHHPNSIFNFHHHHPNSTSTPPPTTTTTNSNFNAPPPPQLLLQLHHHHTTPTSTSTTTTPQLLNFHHHHLQQPTSTSTTTTTNSCQLPPPPPTPTSNFHHHHNNPPQLPPPPP